The DNA window TCACTTTGCTTTACATCCAAATCTATTgttcttcttttatctttttcttttttttagggtgGTTTAAGAAAATACCTTGGgcttgaaaagtaaaataaaaattacatgtaaaaagTATTATCACTAAATACGAttagaaatttaagtagtttgtACAATCATGTTGAGTAATGAATATCAAAGTTTTCGTTTTAAAGTTCGAAAATTTTCACTCCCTTCCCTTTGATTTCGCTTGCAACAAAACATGACATGAATGATAATGGATAAGAAGAACAAGGCTCTCATTCAGATAATGTTTGGTTAAGAGATGTGTCGATGGGACCACACTTGATACCATTGGCAAGCAACAGGTAGCTCATGGTTATGTTCATGGTCAATAGAAAGCGCAAGTCATCCACTTTTATGAGGTGATTGTGTTTTTTCCTTTCACTTTGGCTCCATTTGGTAATAATTTTGTTATGCAAGAGTGACCTTGGGGTGGAACTGTTTTTTCTCTTAACCCTATTTTATGAGAGTGCTTTATGAGAATAGAATGATGTTTGATAATAAGCGTGCATAAAAAGTGGTTGTGgaacagaaaaaataataaaaacaacatTTGAAAAATACTTTACATAACTACTTCATACAGGAAGAGCATgagagaggaaaaggaaagagTACCAAATAACCTAAAACCTTCTGGCATGATAGCAAGAAAACGAAACCTCCAGTCacttcagactgtgaaacttaAACTGTAATAACCACGAAGCTTGGATCCTAAACATATGAAAAAGCACCGTGAAACCCATGTTGGAGAgttggaagaaagaagaaagaagaaagaagaaggaaaaagaaaaaaagaataaaaatcccTTGAGAGTCGTAGACAAATAGATCACTACATCTTTTCATGAAAAGAAGTATATCACCAAGGTTGTAGAATTGTGAGAATTGTACAAAATTGCAAAAGTGAAGATAGATGTCTCCATCGACGaaatgaaagatgaagaagaagccaCGGTTTATCAATCAAAGACAGAGACATCTAATCTAATGGGAAAACACCTGATGTTACAGGCCAACAGTATAGATTCTTCCTCATATATAAAAGGGAGATGGTTAGGAAAAATTAGCGCCTCAGGGGGCGAGGGGCTGGGATGTAAAGGGTATGATGGTCATTTTAAaaaggggaaggagagagagtgatatGGATTTGGCAGCCTCCCCATATTAATAGCTTGATTATATTTACCCACTTGCTAACCCCTTGTGATTCCTGTTCTGTCCATGGATCCCTTGTCTAGCCCTTTGTGAGTTTCGTGGGTCTTGCACACAATAATAAGATAACTATCCAATATAGTTGGTAAACAATGGATAAATTGATACCTTCTTAACTAACAAAATGATTAGCACCTAATTTTAGTACTATAAAAATATTGatcattttttccccttaaatatGGGGAATCAGAAGtatatatttagatttttttttttttcttataatgaGATGTATTTAAAACTTATAACCCTCTTTTGAttgttcattatttttattccaaaatttcTTTAAGTCaagcaataaaaataaagattaaaattaaaattaaaataatttgagaatgatttattattttggtcattatcaaaagttgtcattagttttaaaatttgttaAGTCACCCTTATTGAAGGGGGGAAAATTGTGTATtaatagggagaaaaaaaaaagtatagttacaaattatttgacaccttaagcGATGGTGACAAGGAAATCTTTATATGTAAATATAGAGAAAAAATATCTCAATCTAGTAGTATGGCCCTACCCCTATGAAGTATGGAAAAATCACCCTTTTTATGCATGCCCCCTCATTGCCTCCACACAGGTGCAAGAGCAACATTCTTCTTcccatatatataatttatagtTGGAGACTTGGGGTAACTAGAATCGATCTCAAGGGCACACTTTCTAGAAAGCGAGAAATTTGATAAAAACCAAGCACCAATGCATTTCAGAGGAGTTGTTCAAGTGACCAACCCTCAAGCAGGTACCTTATTGATGAACACTACAAATCGCTAGGCCAAAGCCCATGTGTGCAAAACTCCCTCGTTGGATAACTATTAACTTGATCATCGAAATTTCAATTAGTCAATAATCAACTAAAATCCCTTCTACATGATTATCGAAAGAAGGCCATCAAAACATTCCACTTAATTACTCTTTTAACACATATTCAATATCATGTTCATTGTAGAGACTTACACTACAAGGCCACAAATCATGAATAGTTCATCAAGTAATGGTCTATAGCTCAATCAAAAATTTAAGCCACTAGATTGCCACTGCAAAAAGTAggatggagattttgaatcatcCAACGGTTGCCATCTCAATCAATATGAATAAGTGGACTTTACAAACTTTTCACGTGTTCGATTCTCCTGTCTTCAACTTATGCATCATGTTATCCATACAAGTGATAATATATGATGATTGaattagtttttttctaattagaATGATCATATAGATTATTTTTAGGGGGTGTCACTAAGATCAAgttaattttcaattattacCAATCCCCTAAAGATTTGTAGAACatagttaaaaaataataataatacgaCTATAAAAATTTAAGTTATACCATGATCAAAGTAAATGAAACTACACAACCTTGAGAAAGTTGGGATAAGGTGTGAGTAGGTGGTCTAATATAAATGTTTCCATGCCTAAGCTATAAAATTCCATATCAATGATGCATCCACTTGATGTGAGTCAGcacaactttttcttttctttttttttttttctgaaagagTCAGCACAGCTGCACAGCACCACCTAAGCTGTAATGAAGTAATGATACGTAGGCCTACTAGATGCTTTAATTGGCTAAGGGGCCCCGGCGGCTAATTGGTTTGCAGTTGATAAGGGAGCCAAGTACGTCAACTCAGGCAGGTGGGAAAGTGGCCCCACTAAGCGCGGAACGTGGGACAGATGCTGAATGCTGGCCACTACGGATTGCCCTCGAACTGTTCACCGGATGGGAATGGAATAACTTTTATTGGAAAGTGAGGAAAAGAtgattcattaaaaaaagaaagatgattTAGAAACCACATGGTGTACTGTGAAAACAAAATACTATTAGCACTAGTACTGCAACGTGATTCCAACGGCTACTTTTCTCTTATATTCCCATTTGTTTTCAAATCACCCCCACCCACCTTGCACCGCCTCACCCTAACGGTCATCTCCCGCTCAATAAGGCACATCGATAAACTCCACCATAGCCACATACttgatccctctctctctctctaaccatTCTCTTGTCTTAGTGTGTGTCTGGAATTCTAATGGAAACTACCACAGCTCAGCCGGAAATGGAGGGTTCTTCGGACGAATTAAAAGTAGTTGTAACAGAACCTACCGTGGTGCAGCACGTAACGAAAGCATCTTCAGATCAATTGCTGAGGAAATTTGCAGCTTCAGATGACGAGGAATGTCCAGCAAAGAGAGAGCCAAGAGTGCCGAAACGCCGGAGAAGATCCCGAAGAAATGGCAATGAAGATAAGGAGAATTGTGAGAGTCCATCAAAGAACAGTAACAATAGCAGCTTGGCAGAGCGGAGATCTCTTCTACCCCCAGGCGTGACGAGGAAAGCGACACTTCTTCGGCAGCTTGGAATCGCGAGATCTCAGCATAGAGCGAGGGATATGATCAGGAACAAGTCTCTCATGAGAGCAATTGAGAAGGTGAGAGTTGATTATGAagctttgtttcctttttcttttctcatattttattaGAACGTTTCTGTTTTTGGAATTCTAGAAGAGCTGGTACTAAGCGTTCCGCTATGGTTTTTCTATCTTGTAGACTTGGCGTAAAACGGTGGAAGATGCTTCGAAGGTCTTTATAGAGAGGCATTACAACCGGCATAATCGCCTCATAAACGATGCAGTTTAGTTCACTAACTTTTGTACGCCCCTATTGCTGTGTTTCGTTCGATGGTATGTTCGAAATTTCTTATCTTAGTTGTTAATATtaattcttaaaaataaataaataaataaataaacccaaattttctttccctgattttttccctctttaaaTTCTGATGTgacaattttgatatttttctaAATAATAAATGGGCAAGGAACTATGTGTGCTTGCTACTATTGCACCAATGCCAGGCTAATGAGAAATGCGAGGTCGCACAAAGCATCAGGGCTGGGTTAGAGCAATCTTTCCACATTCACAGCTCACCTGGGTTTTGGCCTAGAGCCACACAAGAGAGTATGGTTTTTTTTATCATAACATATAGTTTTGTGTAGTAACATGTTAAGTGTCAgcatctaattcaatcaaatatcttcTTATATATTGACATGCTTCTATGGTACTCTTAGTAATATCGTGCATTATCTTAGAGTCTCGAAGTTTCAAAACTAAATGTGTCAAttagttcaatttcaatttttttatttaattcaagATACTAtggaaaccaaaattgaataGAAGCATctttttcaaaccaaaacatTGACACGGTTTAATTTCACATTTAATTCATTATTCGATTTtgacctgatttttttttggctataaCCTATTTTAGGTGTTTGGGATAATTTTTGTACATCTCTTCACCAACAAATTTATCTTGGTATATTTTTAACGTCATAACCCACCAAAATTTTTCCAAACatcgaaaataaataaaatttatcatGCACTTACATgattaaaatagtaaaaataaatataatctATTTGGTTCCTTATTCAGTTCAAAACAACAATTTTAAGCCCTGCAACAAAACCAagtcaaacaaataaaaaattccaattttcattcgttttgattcaatttcaaacagctgattttggtttcggttctAAATTGAAACCCTTAAAAAAAGAGCATCTATTATGATCACCTTATTGAGTTTATCAAGGGaaacattttatcaaatttaTAAACAGAATTTTCCTGAAGTGATGTCAAATTTACCATTTTAAAAACCTGTATATTGACCAAAATTTGACATTAGAATAGGAGTTAtgttcaatatttttatttttatttttttaaacaagagTTCCATTCAATagattatgttttttcttttattataaattCATTTAGATAAAGCCAAGAAATACGAAACAGACAAATGCATAAAATATATACACAAGACTTAATTACGAAGTATCAAAAGCCAAGGATTGGATATGGCCATGTTGTTTAACATGCCATAAACAACGTTCTTCAAGGCTAAGGTCCTATCGTATTGGCGGCAGTATGATTTCTAAGTATTCTTATCGTATTGGTTATAATAATATCATATTAGTTATGTCAGTCATATTGTAATGGTATCTAGTTAATCTGAATCAGTAATCCATAGcgaaaaa is part of the Macadamia integrifolia cultivar HAES 741 chromosome 9, SCU_Mint_v3, whole genome shotgun sequence genome and encodes:
- the LOC122089842 gene encoding uncharacterized protein LOC122089842, whose translation is METTTAQPEMEGSSDELKVVVTEPTVVQHVTKASSDQLLRKFAASDDEECPAKREPRVPKRRRRSRRNGNEDKENCESPSKNSNNSSLAERRSLLPPGVTRKATLLRQLGIARSQHRARDMIRNKSLMRAIEKTWRKTVEDASKVFIERHYNRHNRLINDAV